A portion of the Candidatus Methylomirabilis tolerans genome contains these proteins:
- a CDS encoding SDR family oxidoreductase, whose translation MTRQSQSPELQGWALILGASSGFGGAASLALAKAGMHIFGVHLDRKATMPNVERIVTEIKQAGREAVFFNVNASDPEKRREVLEQMEKTLADRGETSSVKIMLHSLAFGSLKPFLAPSPRDTITQAQMDMTLDVMAHSLIYWVQELVTRKLMVCGGRVYAMTSSGGTRVWAGYGAVSAAKAALESHIRQLAMELAPLGITANAIRAGVTDTPALRKIPGNQEIVQTALAMNPSGRLTTPEDIASALVVLSRPETYWITGNVLGVDGGEDVVGFSTSSPFKAGGAERPTPA comes from the coding sequence ATGACAAGACAATCGCAGAGTCCGGAGCTACAGGGGTGGGCCCTGATCCTGGGAGCCTCCAGCGGCTTTGGCGGGGCCGCCTCCCTTGCGCTGGCGAAAGCAGGGATGCATATTTTCGGCGTACACCTGGACCGCAAGGCAACCATGCCGAATGTCGAGCGGATCGTGACCGAGATCAAACAGGCGGGACGGGAAGCGGTCTTCTTCAACGTGAACGCCTCCGATCCGGAAAAGCGGCGCGAGGTTCTGGAGCAGATGGAGAAGACCCTGGCCGATCGAGGGGAGACCTCTTCGGTGAAGATCATGCTGCACTCCCTCGCCTTCGGGAGCCTGAAGCCGTTCCTCGCCCCTTCGCCCAGGGACACCATCACTCAGGCCCAGATGGATATGACTCTGGATGTGATGGCTCACAGCCTCATCTACTGGGTGCAGGAGCTGGTGACGCGAAAGTTGATGGTCTGCGGTGGGCGAGTGTACGCGATGACCAGCTCAGGTGGGACGCGGGTCTGGGCCGGCTATGGGGCCGTATCGGCGGCTAAGGCGGCCCTCGAGTCGCACATCCGGCAGCTTGCGATGGAGCTGGCCCCCCTGGGGATCACGGCGAACGCGATACGCGCAGGGGTTACCGATACCCCGGCGCTCCGGAAGATTCCCGGCAACCAGGAGATCGTCCAGACCGCACTGGCGATGAATCCCTCCGGCCGCCTTACCACGCCCGAGGATATTGCCTCAGCCCTCGTTGTCTTGAGCCGTCCGGAAACCTACTGGATAACGGGGAACGTACTCGGGGTGGATGGAGGCGAGGACGTCGTGGGGTTTTCCACCAGCTCCCCTTTCAAAGCGGGAGGTGCAGAAAGGCCGACACCCGCTTGA
- a CDS encoding ABC transporter ATP-binding protein/permease: protein MTEEQGRQSHQDEELLGKAYDAQLTRRLCGYLAPYRWWVVASLLLLFLTTGMQLLGPYITKVAIDTHIAAHDLHGLNLAVLAYLITVLVGFLSQYAQSYAMQYTGQRAMHDLRTQLFTHIQRQDLVFFDRNPVGRLMTRVINDVETLNELFGSGVVALLGDLLTLVGIAVAMLVLDWRLALISFVSFPLMLSATAAYRKRARENYRDSRRILARMNAYLQENISGMATIQAFGQEARHFNRFEEINTQHRDVLLKSIQYNAVFFPSIELLSAITVGFVLWAGGAMILDGRVLPGVIIAFTQYVHRLFGPIRDLAEKYNILQAAMASSERVFKLLDVQESLMEPITPVHPLRLRGEIEFKDAWLSYAAGEPVLKGISFRVAPGEKVALVGATGAGKTSIISALCRFYDVQSGSVRIDGIDVREWDKRTLRRHLGLVLQDVFLFSGDVARNISLGDSAVSEAQMVEAVRRVHAKGFIDRLPGGFHAVVEERGSTLSQGERQLLSFARALAFDRPILIMDEATSSVDTATELLIQDALRELLLGRTALIIAHRLSTIQFVDRIIVLHKGRIREEGTHQELLASGGIYSRLYELQYQPMT from the coding sequence GTGACGGAAGAGCAGGGTCGCCAGAGCCATCAGGACGAGGAGCTGCTGGGCAAAGCCTACGATGCCCAACTGACACGGCGGCTGTGCGGATACCTCGCGCCGTATCGGTGGTGGGTCGTGGCCTCCCTCCTGCTCCTGTTTCTGACGACGGGGATGCAACTGCTCGGGCCGTATATTACCAAGGTTGCGATCGATACCCATATCGCCGCCCACGACCTGCACGGCCTGAACCTCGCGGTCCTGGCCTACCTGATCACTGTGCTTGTCGGATTCCTGTCCCAGTACGCTCAGAGTTACGCTATGCAGTATACCGGCCAGCGGGCCATGCATGACCTCAGGACACAGCTCTTCACCCACATACAACGACAGGATCTCGTCTTCTTCGACAGGAATCCGGTCGGCCGGTTGATGACCAGGGTCATCAACGATGTGGAGACCCTGAACGAGCTGTTCGGATCGGGGGTCGTCGCGCTGCTGGGCGACCTGTTGACGCTGGTCGGGATTGCGGTGGCCATGTTGGTGTTGGACTGGCGCCTGGCCCTGATCTCATTCGTGTCCTTCCCGTTGATGCTGAGCGCAACGGCCGCCTATCGCAAGCGGGCGCGCGAAAACTACCGCGATAGCCGACGGATCCTGGCCCGGATGAATGCGTACCTCCAGGAGAACATCTCCGGTATGGCCACGATCCAGGCCTTTGGTCAGGAGGCGCGGCACTTCAACAGGTTCGAAGAGATCAACACCCAGCATCGGGACGTGCTGCTCAAGAGTATCCAGTACAATGCGGTCTTCTTCCCATCAATCGAGCTGTTAAGCGCCATCACGGTCGGCTTCGTACTCTGGGCGGGCGGTGCCATGATCCTCGACGGGCGGGTCCTCCCCGGCGTCATCATCGCCTTTACCCAGTATGTGCATCGCCTCTTTGGGCCGATCCGTGATCTGGCGGAGAAGTACAACATCCTGCAGGCGGCGATGGCATCGAGCGAACGGGTCTTTAAGCTGCTCGATGTACAGGAATCGCTGATGGAGCCTATCACCCCCGTCCACCCCCTTCGCCTGCGCGGCGAGATTGAGTTCAAGGATGCCTGGCTTTCGTATGCGGCTGGCGAGCCGGTCCTCAAGGGGATCTCCTTCCGGGTGGCCCCCGGCGAAAAGGTGGCCTTGGTCGGCGCCACGGGCGCCGGGAAGACCTCGATCATCTCGGCCCTCTGCCGGTTCTATGATGTCCAGAGCGGCAGCGTTCGCATCGATGGGATCGACGTGCGGGAATGGGACAAACGGACGTTACGGCGGCACCTGGGGTTGGTGCTGCAGGATGTCTTTCTTTTCTCGGGGGATGTTGCCCGCAATATCAGCCTCGGCGATTCTGCTGTCTCGGAGGCGCAGATGGTCGAAGCGGTGCGACGTGTTCACGCCAAGGGTTTTATCGATCGGCTGCCCGGCGGATTTCACGCCGTCGTAGAGGAGCGCGGCTCAACACTCTCCCAGGGCGAACGCCAGCTTCTCTCTTTCGCCAGGGCCCTGGCCTTCGACAGGCCGATCCTGATCATGGATGAGGCGACCAGTTCGGTGGATACGGCTACGGAGTTGCTGATCCAGGATGCTCTGAGAGAGCTGCTGCTCGGGCGGACCGCCCTGATTATTGCCCATCGCCTCTCGACTATCCAGTTCGTCGATCGGATCATTGTCCTGCACAAGGGGCGCATCCGGGAGGAAGGGACCCATCAGGAATTGCTGGCCAGCGGCGGGATCTACAGCCGGCTCTATGAATTGCAGTATCAACCCATGACCTAG